The genomic interval GACCACCGGTCCGGTTCACATCTCAAAGCTGCTGAACCCCGTTCTGGAAATATGCAGGCATCCTGACAGGGACAGGCTGCTGGCAGAATTTTTCAGCGAATATTGAAATTTATCGTCTAATCATTTAATATCTGAAACTATGTTTTTTACAGCAATCCACCAGATGATGACGGAAAGCGTGGACCTCACGATCGTCATCCGCAAGACAAACGGACAACTGACCGTTTCCACATTGCCCAAATCGAACGGACTCAAGGACGAGGCCCAGAACCACATCGTGCCGCTGACAGTTACGGGAACGCCGCAGGAACTTGACACCG from uncultured Alistipes sp. carries:
- a CDS encoding PRTRC system protein E, coding for MFFTAIHQMMTESVDLTIVIRKTNGQLTVSTLPKSNGLKDEAQNHIVPLTVTGTPQELDT